Proteins encoded by one window of Aspergillus puulaauensis MK2 DNA, chromosome 4, nearly complete sequence:
- a CDS encoding LLM class flavin-dependent oxidoreductase (COG:S;~EggNog:ENOG410PGFM;~InterPro:IPR011251,IPR016215,IPR036661;~PFAM:PF00296;~go_function: GO:0004497 - monooxygenase activity [Evidence IEA];~go_function: GO:0016705 - oxidoreductase activity, acting on paired donors, with incorporation or reduction of molecular oxygen [Evidence IEA];~go_process: GO:0055114 - oxidation-reduction process [Evidence IEA]) yields MPDKHLHLTAFMRPVSLHSGAWRYPGSYPDANFNLSHLKSFIQKLEAAKFDAFFMADHLAVLNMPIEALRRSHTVTSFEPFTLLSALSVVTEKIGLAATASTTYDEPFHIARRFASLDHLSNGRAAWNIVTTGNPETAKNFGRDEHLQHGDRYKRAREFYDVVTGLWDSFADDAFVRDRESGIFFDPGKMHVLDHEGEELKVRGPLNVARPVQGWPVIVQAGQSEPGRQLAAETAEVVFCSPKGLEGGKELYRDIKGRAEAAGRDKDHLKLLPAALIVVGDSVEEAQAKRLELDALAHYESGIATLSIALGTDASGFDPDGPLPKELPETNASHTSRAGVVKLAEEQKLTVRQLAQRLGGYSGLAFVGTPQTIADEMEVWLREEGSDGFTVVFPFLPQGLDDVTQRLVPELQRRGIFRQDYTGSTLREHLGLPRPQNQFFS; encoded by the coding sequence ATGCCAGACAAACACCTCCACCTAACAGCCTTCATGCGCCCCGTAAGCCTGCACTCCGGCGCCTGGCGATATCCCGGCTCCTACCCGGACGCCAACTTCAACCTATCCCACCTCAAGTCCTTCATCCAGAAGCTCGAGGCCGCCAAATTCGACGCCTTCTTCATGGCCGACCACCTCGCCGTGCTGAACATGCCCATCGAAGccctccgccgcagccacACAGTCACCTCGTTCGAGCCCTTCACGCTGCTCTCCGCGTTGTCCGTGGTAACAGAGAAGATCGGATTAGCAGCAACAGCGTCAACGACGTACGATGAGCCGTTCCATATCGCGCGCCGGTTCGCGTCGCTCGATCATCTGAGTAATGGGCGTGCGGCGTGGAATATCGTCACGACGGGGAATCCTGAGACAGCGAAGAATTTCGGACGCGATGAGCATCTCCAGCATGGGGATCGGTATAAGCGCGCGCGGGAGTTCTATGATGTTGTGACGGGGCTGTGGGATAGTTTTGCGGATGATGCGTTTGTGAGGGATCGGGAGAGTGGGATCTTTTTTGACCCTGGGAAGATGCATGTTCTTGATCATGAGggggaggagttgaaggtgAGGGGACCGTTGAATGTTGCGAGGCCGGTGCAGGGGTGGCCGGTGATTGTGCAGGCTGGACAGAGTGAGCCCGGGAGGCAGTTGGCGGCGGAGAcggcggaggtggtgttTTGTTCGCCgaagggtttggaggggggAAAGGAGTTGTATAGGGATATTAAGGGGCGGGCGGAGGCTGCGGGGAGAGACAAAGATCATTtgaagctgctgccggcGGCGctgattgttgttggggactcggtggaggaggcgcaGGCGAAGAGGCTGGAATTGGATGCTCTGGCGCATTATGAGAGTGGGATTGCGACGTTGTCGATTGCGCTGGGGACTGATGCCTCTGGATTCGACCCGGACGGGCCTCTGCCAAAGGAACTGCCGGAGACGAATGCGAGCCATACGAGTCGTGCTGGGGTGGtgaagctggcggaggagcagAAGTTGACGGTGCGGCAGCTGGCACAGAGGCTGGGAGGGTATTCGGGGCTTGCGTTTGTTGGGACTCCGCAGACGATtgcggatgagatggaggTTTGGCTGCGCGAAGAGGGCTCGGATGGCTTCACGGTCGTCTTTCCATTCCTGCCGCAGGGACTGGACGATGTGACGCAGCGTTTGGTGCCGGAGCTGCAGCGTAGAGGCATCTTCCGACAGGACTATACGGGCTCGACGCTGAGAGAGCATCTGGGACTGCCGCGGCCTCAGAACCAGTTCTTCTCTTAA
- a CDS encoding MFS transporter (COG:U;~EggNog:ENOG410QDYE;~InterPro:IPR020846,IPR011701,IPR036259;~PFAM:PF07690;~TransMembrane:12 (i100-120o140-160i167-185o191-212i224-247o259-276i332-358o370-391i412-431o437-457i481-499o505-525i);~go_function: GO:0022857 - transmembrane transporter activity [Evidence IEA];~go_process: GO:0055085 - transmembrane transport [Evidence IEA]): MSKPSQQLSGKGLNDLNDGRNATQDERTKSWVVGGKYREETEKLATHTSGRGEAEEVDFDFPPTAIEPRHMEKTNEDVLELTFLEGDPENPFNWPLAKKAFISVLLCMMTLFVGLATTAYSSGIDSMTAEFGVSNTMGQLGLFFFNFVCALAPLFLAPFCELVGRRVIYVGAFILFSIMFVGLALGKNIGTILVCRALLGLFGSVGTILVGGTFSDMYTPDTRAVPMASFTYVAILGTVGAPIYAGFIDQAIGWRWIEGIQGLANIPLILCVALFLQETRGGAIMQKRAKLLRDQTSDARYKSKSELEAPTLKHALHNSSIKAVHMLATEPAVFAFGLWIGFAWFVTFLFLSVIPITFSEKRGWGEGVAGLPYISLCIGTTIGFATNFIQIRKYKALSAAQQGRPVAPESRLYGAMFGAVWLPVGLFIYSFTQYGYLHWSGPAIALAPIAIGIFYIFESTYSFTSDCYGDSSSSAIAGQGLMRNTLGAVSPLFASQFFHNVGSQYAGLILAIAATVLAMIPFAFVKWGPKIRARSKLAENLGDEKEVL; encoded by the coding sequence ATGTCAAAACCCTCCCAACAATTGTCCGGCAAGGGCTTGAACGACTTGAACGACGGTAGAAACGCTACCCAAGATGAGAGGACCAAGTCATGGGTTGTAGGAGGCAAGTACCGTGAGGAAACAGAGAAGCTGGCCACACACACCTCTGGTCGGGGAGAGGCTGAAGAAGTCGACTTTGACTTCCCGCCGACTGCCATTGAGCCCCGGCATATGGAGAAGACCAACGAGGATGTGCTCGAGTTGACCTTCCTCGAGGGTGACCCTGAGAACCCATTCAACTGGCCTCTGGCCAAGAAGGCGTTCATCTCGGTCCTTCTCTGTATGATGACGCTGTTTGTTGGTCTCGCTACAACGGCCTACAGTTCCGGTATCGACAGCATGACAGCGGAGTTCGGCGTGTCGAACACAATGGGCCAGCTGggtttgttcttcttcaactttgTCTGTGCTCTGGCTCCGCTCTTCCTCGCTCCGTTCTGTGAGTTGGTTGGACGACGAGTCATCTATGTTGGCGCCTTCATCCTGTTCTCTATCATGTTCGTTGGTCTCGCCCTAGGCAAGAATATCGGGACAATCCTCGTCTGCCGCGCCCTTCTCGGTCTCTTTGGTTCCGTCGGTACTATCCTCGTCGGCGGCACCTTCAGCGACATGTACACGCCCGACACGCGTGCCGTCCCCATGGCGTCCTTCACCTACGTCGCCATCCTCGGCACCGTCGGCGCCCCGATCTACGCCGGCTTCATCGACCAAGCCatcggctggcgctggatcgaAGGAATCCAGGGTCTAGCCAACATCCCACTCATCCTCTGCgtcgccctcttcctccaagaaACCCGCGGCGGCGCAATCATGCAAAAACGCGCAAAGCTCCTCCGCGACCAAACCTCCGACGCGCGCTACAAGAGCAAATCCGAACTCGAAGCCCCAACCCTCAAACACGCTCTCCACAACTCCTCCATCAAAGCAGTGCACATGCTCGCCACCGAGCCGgccgtcttcgccttcggccTCTGGATCGGCTTCGCCTGGTTCGtgaccttcctcttcctctccgtcatCCCCATCACCTTTTCCGAAAAGCGTGGCTGGGGCGAAGGCGTCGCAGGCCTGCCCTACATCTCCCTCTGCATCGGCACAACAATCGGCTTCGCAACAAACttcatccaaatccgcaaaTACAAGGCCTTGTCCGCAGCGCAACAGGGCCGCCCCGTCGCCCCCGAGTCCCGCCTCTACGGCGCAATGTTCGGCGCTGTCTGGCTCCCCGTCGGCCTGTTCATCTACTCCTTCACGCAGTACGGCTACCTGCACTGGTCCGGTCCCGCGATTGCACTAGCCCCGATCGCCATCGGCATCTTCTACATCTTCGAGTCGACATACTCCTTTACATCCGACTGCTATGGCGACAGCTCCTCGTCTGCGATTGCGGGCCAGGGATTGATGCGAAACACGCTGGGCGCTGTCTCGCCGCTCTTTGCGTCGCAGTTCTTCCATAACGTGGGCAGTCAGTATGCCGGGTTGATTTTGGCGATTGCGGCGACGGTCCTCGCTATGATTCCGTTTGCTTTCGTTAAGTGGGGCCCGAAGATTCGCGCGAGGTCGAAGCTTGCTGAGAATTTGggggatgagaaggaggtaTTGTAA